In one window of Cryptococcus neoformans var. neoformans JEC21 chromosome 7 sequence DNA:
- a CDS encoding phosphatidylethanolamine N-methyltransferase, putative, producing MAELTPYQEGKLDDVSNQDSQSILRQRKTLPHNHTESISSVGDEKSADTEDKSQDQFTWGKTSTGAVFRVPNTHSFVHTLLTTTHRSSLTRLTLFSLVAQPLLFYLLRNHCTLRSAFFLLYFTFWRGCYDWGFAWVLRKQSEKKWVVKLLRNWGWLDVNSEQGGEQGRAWAKWWKRELEMKMDDGYKWESVPQEFNAWLMFRQLVDVVLLNDFVSYSCFAWANLHFPPNHSVSMHIFRWVFGWTLILFNLWVKMDAHRVVKDYAWYWGDAFWLMVMQHDLVFDGVYEIAPHPMYSVGYAGYYGLSMVVGSYTVLFVSLAAHAAQFAFLLWFENPHIERTYGGGKKPLASRVPLAWEQTEYEQEQVEESSTTTVEASEAPTPSATEGETETEPELAELPSVKESNPQIRKPRSDSVFSTTSATTTDGASYGKRFAARKSFSHRAKFTMHDLRHRFFRKPVIIFSRLDMLRSTDFALVLLVTYAISSLIPSLSLNISLAGHFLHALLWRLFHSFGLGLILRAQSKSKWLVRHYLKHYHYPEDAHIDDEDESEIKESVVKRATEESFGNWQVMYNISLVMTYVSFVGLAWKTYHLPSDWTVSGTMLRHVLGLSLIALHIWSAVSSYEVLGDFGWLYSDFFLIEQIPSQLAYTGIYRFLNNPERSMGGAAFFGLWLISNSKLVFALALASHLSHWWFLTFVERPHMQRLYGKRLRKDGGLIKTLKNVAGKTIATKTGKHAHDIQRVVQEVRGSIEKVEEKVTEAVEEFLDHARPMFTDMVHDTRVLLQQSRERMIITRVANDISAYDTSRYGLHIATSSSAPTPRFHVGQPIRVSWTAPSYHSRKDWIGIYRLGSCKSQLVTRVSSVGKWMPIYEEEWNGNDPVDPAEREKKGDSGEVVFRGDQLPWQPGEYELRYHHDGKHNVMSRLAPVEIFVDKPKGGSVKAIHQTLLNIVCVSLDSDPNLVPKSARKKTTPAATPASHVSEVSLREDLPAIQESDGEEAEEGGEGNIEHGQVANEALMPTALRGVNTTGKSTKTPRRSSDKLSVGHANQSDTPPFNTPIASKVPPPSTHSPPSPVPPISSSDHGTPHSSSAHSFTSSNDPDYAGGDGDGDDFVIMTESQAKRIAHLAEMAFGVELSPDVVVAEANVGSLARRIVGARSLIK from the exons ATGGCTGAGCTTACTCCCTATCAAGAGGGAAAGCTTGATGACGTGTCCAACCAGGACTCTCAGTCCATACTCCGTCAACGTAAGACTCTCCCGCACAACCATACCGAAAGCATCTCCAGTGTGGGCGACGAAAAGTCCGCCGACACCGAAGACAAATCTCAGGACCAATTCACCTGGGGTAAAACCTCTACTGGAGCAGTGTTTCGTGTGCCCAACACCCATTCCTTCGTGCATACCTTGCTCACTACTACTCATCGATCATCTCTCACCCGGCTTACACTTTTCTCGCTCGTCGCCCAGCCCCTGCTGTTCTACTTATTGCGTAACCATTGCACTTTGCGCTCGGCCTTCTTTTTACTTTACTTTACCTTCTGGCGAGGATGCTATGATTGGGGCTTCGCTTGGGTTCTCAGGAAGCAAAGCGAGAAGAAATGGGTCGTAAAGCTCCTCAGGAACTGGGGATGGTTGGACGTCAATTCGGAACAAGGCGGAGAACAAGGTCGAGCATGGGCCaagtggtggaagagagagctcgaaatgaagatggatgatgggtaCAAATGGGAGAGTGTTCCTCAGGAGTTTAACGCGTGGTTGATGTTCCGCCAATTAGTCGATGTGGTGCTCCTTAA CGACTTTGTCTCTTACTCCTGCTTCGCTTGGGCCAACCTCCATTTTCCTCCCAATCATTCTGTCTCCATGCACATCTTCCGTTGGGTATTCGGTTGGACTCTCATCTTGTTCAACCTTTGGGTCAAGATGGACGCCCACCGAGTCGTCAAGGACTATGCGTGGTACTGGGGCGATGCTTTCTGGCTTATGGTCATGCAGCACGACCTGGTGTTTGATGGTGTTTACGAGATTGCGCCTCATCCCATGTACTCTGTGGGATATGCCGGTTACTATGGTCTCTCAATGG TCGTCGGCTCATACACCGTGCTTTTCGTCTCCCTTGCTGCCCACGCTGCGCAGTTCGCTTTCCTTCTGTGGTTTGAGAATCCTC ACATTGAACGAACCtatggtggtggtaagaAGCCTTTGGCTTCTCGCGTCCCTCTTGCCTGGGAGCAAACTGAGTATGAACAGGAACAAGTGGAGGAGAGTAGTACGACCACTGTTGAAGCCTCCGAAGCGCCTACTCCCTCCGCTACCGAAG GGGAAACAGAGACTGAACCTGAACTGGCTGAACTCCCCTCTGTCAAAGAGTCCAACCCGCAAATTCGCAAGCCTCGATCTGACAGCGTCTTTAGCACTACTTCTGCCACGACTACAGACGGCGCCAGCTACGGCAAACGTTTTGCTGCTAGGAAGAGTTTCAGCCACCGTGCAAAGTTTACCATGCATGACCTCAGGCATAGGTTCTTCAGGAAGCCCGTAATTATCTTTTCTCGCTTGGATATGCTTCG ATCTACCGACTTTGCCTTGGTCCTTCTCGTAACTTATGCTATTTCGAGCCTTATTCCATCCCTCTCGCTTAACATTTCTCTTGCTGGCCATTTCCTCCATGCGCTTCTTTGGCGACTCTTCCACTCTTTCGGCCTTGGTCTCATTCTTCGAGCCCAATCAAAATCCAAATGGCTTGTGAGACACTACTTGAAACATTACCACTACCCTGAGGATGCGCAcattgatgatgaggatgagagcgaGATCAAGGAAAGTGTTGTGAAGCGTGCTACTGAAGAGTCGTTTGGTAACTGGCAGGTGATGTACAACATCAGTTTGGTCATGACCTATG TCTCATTTGTTGGCCTTGCTTGGAAGACATATCACCTTCCATCTGACTGGACTGTCAGCGGTACTATGCTTCGTCATGTGCTCGGTCTC TCCCTCATTGCGCTTCATATTTGGTCTGCTGTTTCGAGTTACGAAGTTCTTGGCGACTTTGGTTGGCTCTACTCTgatttcttcctcatcgaaCAAATCCCCTCCCAGCTCGCTTACACTGGTATCTACCGGTTCCTCAACAACCCCGAAAGGAGTATGGGCGGAGCTGCTTTCTTCGGTCTCTGGCTTATCAGTAATTCGAAGCTTGTCTTTGCGCTCGCTTTGGCATCTCATCTGAGTCACTGGTGGTTCCTTACTTTTGTGGAGCGTCCACACATGCAACGTCTCTATGGTAAACGTCTCCGTAAAGACGGCGGCCTCATTAAGACTCTCAAGAATGTTGCCGGCAAGACCATTGCTACCAAGACTGGTAAGCACGCGCATGATATTCAGCGTGTAGTCCAGGAAGTTAGAGGTTCGATTgaaaaggttgaggaaAAGGTTACGGAGGCAGTTGAAGAGTTTTTAGATCACG CGAGGCCCATGTTCACCGATATGGTTCACGATACGAGggtccttcttcagcagtCCCGCGAGCGTATGATCATCAC ACGAGTCGCCAACGACATCTCTGCCTATGATACTTCTCGTTACGGTTTGCACATTGCCACGTCCTCTTCTGCGCCTACTCCTCGTTTCCACGTTGGTCAGCCCATCCGCGTTTCTTGGACTGCTCCTTCCTACCACTCTCGCAAAGATTGGATTGGTATTTACCGCCTCGGCTCCTGCAAATCACAGCTAGTCACACGTGTCTCGTCTGTCGGCAAGTGGATGCCTATttacgaagaagaatggaatgGTAATGACCCTGTTGACCCGGCTGAGCGTGAAAAGAAGGGTGATTCCGGTGAAGTCGTCTTCCGAGGAGATCAACTCCCTTGGCAACCTGGAGAGTACGAGCTCAGGTATCACCATGATGGGAAACATAATGTCATGAGTAGGTTGGCTCCTGTTGAGATCTTTGTCGACAAGCCCAAGGGCGGTAGTGTCAAGGCTATCCACCAGACATTGCTCAACATTGTCTGTGTATCGCTTGACTCGGACCCGAATCTTGTGCCGAAATCGGCCAGGAAAAAGACTACACCTGCGGCGACTCCGGCTTCTCATGTATCGGAGGTTTCGCTGAGGGAAGATTTACCTGCTATACAGGAGAgtgatggggaggaggctGAGGAAGGTGGCGAGGGTAATATTGAACACGGCCAGGTAGCGAATGAGGCCTTGATGCCAACTGCACTTAGGGGTGTTAACACCACTGGCAAATCTACCAAGACCCCCCGAAGGTCTTCCGATAAGCTATCAGTAGGCCATGCGAACCAAAGCGATACACCACCGTTCAACACTCCGATCGCTTCCAAAGTcccaccaccttccacgcattcacctccttctcctgttCCGCCCATATCGTCCTCCGATCATGGCACTCcgcactcttcctctgcccaTTCCTTCACTTCGTCGAATGATCCAGATTATGCTGGTGgcgatggtgatggtgacGACTTCGTCATTATGACTGAAAGCCAAGCCAAACGGATTGCCCATTTGGCAGAGATGGCCTTTGGGGTGGAACTCAGCCCGGATGTCGTTGTAGCCGAAGCCAATGTAGGCAGTTTGGCTAGAAGGATTGTCGGGGCACGGAGCTTGATCAAATGA
- a CDS encoding ubiquitin-protein ligase, putative, translating to MSSLVVFPSTTNAFTSYRPSVRAHVDFIKPGSGSQHSTGRIVKLELPSLVQPQATDQLEPLFKSIDAILAGQPTPLSYQHITAFCQTVVLQDRDAASQLSDKCTSSIDRYTEIIRRELKGGILAKDRNTLGKLCESWQVWTARTTLLSSLLVHLDKVYHSSFSEPNILRSRAIAKFKSIVWQDSVIHAVIIDDIFRWLSEERQTGIPSSARPTILAVDKIAQTLQTFGELAIAYQDETHDYYTSALRNAVSEIEQGKRKAGEYAPWFLAKMVEEENRVRECFHTFTLQLLARDLRKVGQSETTDKVIELAVEQAMSNDEAKGFSELYHFSIETDKFASLVKSLENYLAKRVSTLISDPVNDPRMIDETLKLKRFAEKTVSNLFSEEDTEPLPADEDVKMISVEEKEEREKEKEAAKEKRQSVRMRMFELEEAVRSGFKTGMGSRQNAPAEWIAKHLDAAMRKGQGSGTEEQFNNHLDEIVTLIGFTKDKDVFKAFYSSQLAKRLLLNKSASNDQEKTMVAKLQKELGEEFTSGDVMMKDLQLSETLVRSYQLAQSRGPAQYGETSNFTANVLTESAWPAYPLLKDGWNFHLTPSLQSSIDDFTSWYTTQHKNRVLSWRFQLATVTLTARFPSGRYEVGVSLFQAVVLLLYNEIESLTFAEIKERTGIENNELVRTLQSLALGRKGTRVLLKKPSGKEVNPTDIFAWNKGFTSERIKFKINQIQQDMSAEESRKTNEQVALDRVSILEATIVRIMKSRKKLTLQLLIDGVVSDVSKRFPPDVKEIKKRVESLIEREFMARDEEDRSILHYVA from the exons ATGTCCTCTCTCGTGGTGTTCCCGTCTACAACAAATGCATTCACCTCTTACAGGCCAAGTGTAAGAGCGCACGTCGACTTTATCAAGCCCGGAAGCGGTAGTCAGCACTCCACGGGTCGCATCGTAAAGCTCGAGTTACCTT CTTTGGTCCAGCCACAGGCCACGGATCAACTTGAGCCATTATTCAAATCAATCGACGCAATATTGGCAGGCCAACCAACGCCATTAAGTTACCAACACATCACTGCATTCTGTCAGACTGTGGTCCTTCAAGATCGAGACGCTGCCTCTCAACTTTCCGACAAGTGCACCAGCTCAATTGATCGGTATACTGAAATCATTCGCAGGGAATTAAAAGGAGGCATTTTGGCCAAAGACAGGAATACATTGGGGAAATTATGTGAAAGTTGGCAAGTTTGGACTGCGAGAACG ACTCTTCTCAGCTCATTACTGGTTCACCTTGACAAAGTCTACCATAGTTCTTTTTCGGAACCTAACATCTTGCGATCCAGAGCGATTGCCAAATTTAAGTCCATCGTCTGGCAAGACTCTGTAATACACGCGGTAATTATCGATGACATTTTCAGATGGCTCTCAGAAGAAAGGCAAACTGGAAT TCCCTCGAGCGCCCGACCCACGATTCTGGCCGTAGACAAGATTGCGCAAACTCTCCAGACATTCGGCGAACTCGCGATTGCTTACCAAGATGAGACTCACGATTATTACACGTCCGCTTTGAGAAATGCGGTCTCTGAAATTGAGCAGGGTAAACGGAAGGCCGGAGAATACGCCCCCTGGTTCCTTGCCAAGATGGTCGAAGAGGAAAATCGGGTACGCGAGTGTTTCCATACGTTTACACTCCAACTATTGGCGCGCGACTTGAGAAAAGTGGGTCAATCCGAAACAACCGACAAAGTGATAGAGTTGGCTGTTGAACAAGCTATGAGCAACGACGAAGCAAAGGGGTTCTCAGAATTGTACCATTTTTCCATTGAAACTGATAAATTCGCTTCTCTCGTCAAATCTCTTGAAAACTACCTTGCCAAGAGAGTTTCAACACTCATTTCCGACCCAGTCAATGATCCACGTATGATAGACGAAACCCTCAAACTCAAACGTTTCGCCGAAAAAACTGTATCCAACCTCTTTTCCGAGGAAGACACCGAACCTCTTCCagcggatgaagatgtaAAGATGATTTCggttgaggagaaagaggagagagaaaaagagaaggaagctgcaaaggaaaagaggcaaagtgtgagaatgagaatgtTTGAACTCGAAGAAGCCGTCAGGTCGGGCTTCAAGACAGGAATGGGTAGTCGACAAAACGCCCCTGCCGAATGGATTGCCAAGCATCTCGATGCCGCCATGCGTAAAGGCCAAGGATCCGGCACTGAAGAACAGTTTAATAATCACTTGGATGAGATTGTCACACTGATCGGGTTTACCAAAGACAAAGATGTGTTCAAGGCATTTTACTCGAGTCAATTGGCCAAGAGGCTGTTGTTGAATAAAAGTGCGAGTAATGATCAGGAAAAGACCATGGTGGCAAAACTTCAAAAGG AGCTGGGAGAAGAATTCACGTCGGGAGatgtgatgatgaaggaccTTCAACTTTCAGAAAC GCTCGTACGATCATACCAACTGGCACAGTCCAGAGGTCCAGCACAGTATGGCGAGACATCCAACTTTACCGCCAACGTACTCACTGAGTCTGCATGGCCTGC CTATCCCCTCCTCAAAGACGGCTGGAATTTCCACCTTACTCCATCCCTTCAATCCTCAATCGACGATTTCACCTCCTGGTACACCACTCAACACAAGAACCGTGTCCTCTCCTGGCGATTCCAACTTGCAACTGTTACTCTTACCGCCCGATTCCCAAGTGGACGGTACGAAGTCGGGGTCAGCCTATTCCAGGCGGTCGTGCTCCTTTTGTATAATGAGATTGAAAGCTTGACATTTGCGGAAATTAAGGAGAGGACTGGTATCG AGAATAATGAATTGGTCAGAACACTTCAATCGTTAGCGCTAGGTAGGAAAGGTACCCGAGTTCTTCTTAAGAAGCCCTCCGGCAAGGAGGTCAATCCTACAGATATCTTTGCTTGGAACAAGGGCTTCACGAGCGAACGCATCAAATTCAAAATCAACCAGATCCAACAGGATATGTCT GCGGAAGAATCCCGCAAGACAAACGAACAAGTCGCTCTCGACCGAGTGTCCATCCTCGAAGCTACCATTGTCCGAATCATGAAATCCCGCAAGAAGCTTACCCTCCAGCTGTTGATTGATGGGGTCGTTAGCGACGTCTCAAAAAGGTTCCCGCCGGATGTGAAGGAGATtaagaagagggtggagaGCCTGATTGAACGAGAA TTCATGGCCCGAGACGAGGAAGATCGATCTATTCTCCACTATGTTGCTTAA
- a CDS encoding cdc2, putative, with protein MDRRRLVIGQGRHGAVIAQPTPSVPTVWDKRSRPGTTDANQWRATSLGGLEGWQAVKIVSAPPDGRLRSMLPHDVGKEVAILKRLDHSNIVKLVEHHYDTDLLEHYLHFPLFVCTLTDLFRDPSFPFEPPAIPLPHPSPQSSLSVTTGLSYQLLTALDYLASNDVAHRDINPSNLLIDFCGNLKLVDFGTAWSGSSALMMDAQGGTVVGHDRSATGREQSQGDDDGGRACSSCNVGTGAYRAPELLFSPVRYDPYAVDSWAAGCVIAQMFRPFGSCYPHEFDDAGSDTDSDSDARSDGEEDSDNWSDDMEDPDPLDESWHRVRNSGGDGNGTGYRTDTATGGDNREMGERQPIFDASFGTLGLAASIFKIRGTPVLDIWPAFNQLPDAGKIEFPSSHPTPLTSPLILPHLQEGLDELMAAASEVIEGLLTLDPDRRLTAKKALQSRWFEGVDNVLVQGVCRPWVDVGKKSLERKIQSVWYDL; from the exons ATGGACAGAAGACGCCTAGTCATTGGGCAAG GTCGACATGGAGCCGTGATTGCGCAACCAACGCCCTCAGTTCCCACAGTCTGGGATAAAAGGAGTAGACCAGGCACTACGGACGCCAATCAATGGAGAGCAACTTCTTTAGGCGGCCTGGAGGGATGGCAGGCCGTCAAGATTGTTTCTGCCCCCCCAGAtggaagattgagaagcATGCTGCCTCATGATGTAGGGAAAGAAGTTGCAATTCTCAAGAGATTGGATCACTCAAAT ATCGTCAAGCTTGTAGAGCACCACTACGACACCGATCTCCTCGAGCACTACCTTCACTTTCCATTATTTGTCTGCACTCTGACCGATTTATTCAGAgatccttcctttcccttcgaGCCACCTGCTATTCCTCTAccacatccttctcctcagtCGTCTCTCAGCGTCACCACAGGTTTATCATATCAGCTGCTCACAGCCCTCGATTATCTGGCATCCAATGACGTTGCCCACCGCGACATTAACCCGTCAAATCTCCTGATCGACTTCTGTGGGAACCTCAAGCTTGTCGATTTCGGTACTGCCTGGTCAGGCTCATCTGCCTTGATGATGGACGCCCAAGGCGGGACTGTCGTGGGGCATGATCGTTCAGCAACCGGGAGAGAACAAAGCCAGGGCGACGATGACGGTGGCAGGGCTTGCAGCTCATGTAATGTCGGAACGGGAGCCTATCGAGCACCGGAACTTTTGTTTTCACCAGTGAGGTACGATCCATACGCTGTAGACTCGTGGGCAGCGGGATGCGTGATTGCCCAAATGTTCAGGCCATTTGGGTCATGCTATCCCCATGAGTTTGATGATGCCGGAAGCGATACGGATAGTGATAGCGACGCTAGAAGTGacggtgaagaagacagtGACAATTGGAGCGACGATATGGAAGATCCAGATCCACTTGATGAGTCCTGGCATCGCGTACGAAATAGCGGTGGCGATGGAAACGGCACTGGTTATCGTACTGATACTGCAACTGGTGGTGATAATCGGGAGATGGGTGAAAGACAGCCAATATTCGACGCTAGCTTTGGTACATTAGGTTTGGCGGCTAGTATCTTCAAGATCAGGGGAACTCCAGTACTTGACATTTGGCCT GCCTTTAACCAGCTCCCAGACGCAGGCAAAATCGAATTCCCGTCCTCCCACCCCACCCCTTTAACCTCTCCActcattcttcctcatctccaagaAGGACTCGATGAATTGATGGCAGCAGCAAGTGAAGTGATAGAGGGTCTCTTGACGCTTGACCCCGATCGGAGGCTTACCGCCAAGAAAGCTCTACAGTCGAGATGGTTTGAAGGGGTGGATAACGTACTTGTGCAAGGTGTTTGTCGGCCATGGGTTGATgtagggaagaagagtttggaGCGCAAGATTCAGAGTGTATGGTATGATTTATGA
- a CDS encoding expressed protein produces the protein MTSAQSPQFVYGGFSPRLSDQPVVSLTPSPPRRMPGSPSFASPCREHCTLSFGKIPLPTSTAVSTDSEAGTFSSDWHCASDARNGAQSPSLITSLFQTNSFSRSRLPSAGSASGSNPVSPATTGVSATKPILRRDTFSTNGEDGSRDHEMFNGFVLGVARVPEEDRAAMDRLPRKKNPSTLTFAVKPCPVSTDSEAGTFSSDWHCHSNAFPTQARQPPRSSATAPAPVILNGILSPVEGSVGATKPILRRDTISAAEEGGTRDGESNVSKVPECDEQNVSNQPPLRRRPSALTFAVNPCPPMSPRSINAQYNQRTRSRSTSTSISNMSTLRSPPPSTPSWCSTHSEEDSEEDEDEENEDDDGFVESPIAIPGHEFDSDEGYHEDEEDGFTSGEDDAVTGIGTFTNMAKFQNRPSWAETRWASPNVPSTPRRKFGSNREHAYPSYLPSTSDDGDVEAPIQPAYQRGRSSIRILTDKPSNSQCSRHRSPPPPIITAPPAARSPSAAELCRRRGSAGAGASASASVSGIASARASGATVGPAKILTRGWKSDDAAFFPSRREPQSATVAETGRTIRFPSVPPAPIGERKASLPLLVSAGPANTTGGMANATQTPAQMPLQGRQLSTGGILRRDKLEEMEIARGKGERLEPGGGLSRSLDGGFMGEMDMGLEGVEEGIEGMEM, from the exons ATGACGTCCGCACAGTCCCCACAATTTGTTTACGGCGGTTTCTCACCCCGTCTTTCCGACCAGCCTGTAGTTTCCCTCACCCCATCGCCACCCCGACGAATGCCGGGCTCTCCTTCATTCGCCTCTCCTTGCCGGGAGCACTGTACGCTGTCCTTTGGCAAAATTCCGCTTCCGACCTCGACCGCCGTTTCCACCGACTCCGAAGCTGGTACTTTCAGTTCCGATTGGCACTGCGCTAGCGATGCCCGGAACGGTGCTCAGTCGCCTTCACTCATCACTTCGCTTTTCCAAACCAACTCTTTTTCCCGATCAAGGCTACCTTCCGCTGGGTCAGCATCAGGGTCTAATCCCGTATCACCCGCGACGACTGGCGTGAGCGCTACAAAACCTATATTACGGAGAGATACGTTCTCGACGAACGGTGAGGACGGTTCACGAGATCATGAAATGTTCAACGGGTTTGTGTTAGGTGTGGCGAGGGTGCCGGAAGAGGATCGAGCGGCAATGGATCGGCTTCCACGAAAGAAAAATCCCTCGACGTTGACTTTTGCTGTCAAGCCTTGCCCTGTTTCGACTGATTCGGAGGCTGGGACATTCAGTTCAGATTGGCATTGTCAT TCGAACGCTTTTCCTACTCAAGCGAGACAACCGCCAAGATCTTCAGCGACAGCGCCTGCCCCGGTGATATTAAACGGTATCTTGAGCCCAGTCGAAGGTAGCGTTGGCGCGACGAAGCCGATTTTACGGCGAGATACAATCTCGGcagctgaagaaggcggtACGCGTGATGGCGAGAGCAATGTGTCAAAGGTGCCAGAATGTGACGAACAAAATGTCTCGAATCAGCCGCcgttgagaagaagacctTCAGCACTGACATTTGCCGTCAACCCTTGTCCCCCAATGTCCCCTCGCTCTATTAATGCTCAATATAACCAACGCACCCGATCTCGGTCGACGTCTACATCCATATCTAACATGTCCACCCTTCgttctccacctcccagCACCCCTTCTTGGTGTTCTACACAttcggaagaagattcagaagaggatgaagatgaagaaaatgaggacgatgatgggTTTGTGGAATCACCGATCGCGATCCCTGGTCACGAGTTTGATTCCGACGAGGGGTAtcatgaagatgaggaagatgggtttACGTCGGGTGAGGACGACGCTGTCACCGGTATCGGCACTTTTACAAACATGGCCAAGTTTCAAAATCGGCCTTCATGGGCCGAAACTCGATGGGCCAGTCCTAACGTTCCTTCTACTCCCCGTCGAAAATTTGGATCAAATCGGGAGCACGCGTACCCTTCTTACCTGCCGTCGACATCAGACGACGGCGATGTTGAAGCTCCTATTCAACCTGCATATCAGCGTGGCCGCTCTTCCATCCGTATACTCACCGATAAACCTTCTAACTCGCAATGCTCTCGCCATCGTTCaccccctcctcccatcatcaccgctccaccagcagcaaggtcaccttctgctgctgagcTCTgtcggagaagaggaagtgctggtgctggtgcaTCGGCGTCTGCTTCCGTCTCTGGTATCGCTTCCGCACGAGCATCTGGTGCCACCGTCGGTCCAGCCAAGATCCTCACACGAGGCTGGAAGTCCGATGACGCTGcattcttcccatctcgAAGAGAGCCCCAATCCGCAACTGTTGCGGAAACGGGTCGAACCATTCGTTTCCCATCGGTCCCTCCGGCGCCTATTGGAGAACGAAAAGCATCTTTACCACTTCTTGTTTCTGCTGGTCCCGCGAACACCACTGGCGGTATGGCAAACGCCACGCAGACGCCAGCGCAAATGCCATTGCAGGGTCGTCAGCTGTCAACCGGTGGGATACTAAGAAGAGacaagttggaagagatggaaatcGCCAGAGGGAAAGGTGAGCGGTTGGAACCTGGTGGAGGATTATCGAGGAGTTTGGATGGGGGGTTTATGGGGGAGATGGATATGGGTTTGGAAggtgtggaagaagggattgaggggatggagatgtGA